The Gemmatimonas sp. region CGCGCTTGACTGCAGCGGCCTCGTGAAGTACGTCATGGGCGCGCTTGACGTGATGCTTCCCCGTACGGCGCAGAAGCAAGCCACCGTCGGTCAGGAAGTGCCGAAGGATCTTGCCGCGCTCAAGCCGGGCGACCTGCTCACCTTCGGTCGAGGTAAGCGGATTTCGCATATCGGCATCTATGTGGGTGAAGGGCGTATGGTGCATGCCAGCACGTCCCAGCGCCGGGTGATCGAAACCCGTATCTCCGAGCGTTCGCCGCTCATTCGTCAGTGGAAGGGCGTGCGTCGCCTGGTCGGCGGGGCCGGCGCCCATATGCGGGATTCCCTCCTCGCCTTCGCCGACTCGCTCAAGCAGTAGCGCGTCGTTCTTGTTGCAAAGCGATCGATCCGCCCCCAGCATTGGGGGCGTTTTTGTTTTCGAGCCGCCCCCGGGGAGGAATTCATGTCCGCACAGATTACCCGCTCCACCCGCGCCCTGTTGTTCGCCGCGCCACTCTGTTTCGCCATCGCACTGCCCGCACGCGTTGCGGCACAGCCGTCCGCGACGCAACTGTCCGCCACGCAACCGTCGCCGAACGATCGACTGACCATCGCCGACTACTTCAATTGGGAAGATGTCGCCGCACCGAGCATGTCCCCCGACGGTCGTCAGATCATCTACACGCGCACGTGGATCGATCAGCTGAATGACAAACGGGAATCGTCGGTATGGATCATGAATGCCGACGGCACCAAGAACCGTTTCCTCGTGAAAGGCGGCGACGCCAAGTGGTCACCCGACGGCTCGCGCATCGCGTACGTCGCGCCCGGTGAGCCCGGCGGTGCGCAACTCTGGGTGCGCTACATGGACGCGGAAGGTGCGACGACGCAGATCACGCGCCTCACGGAAGCGCCGGCTGATATCGAGTGGTCACCCGACGGCAAGACGCTCGCCTTCGGCATGCTGGTGCGCGGCACCGACACGTGGCGCATCGCGATGCCGACGCCACCGCGGGGCGCCAAGTGGACCGAGCCGCCGCGCGTCGTCACGAAAGTGAAGTATCGCGCCGATCGTCAGGGCTTTCTCGAAGACGGACTACGACAGCTGTTCACGGTGCCCGCCGATGGTGGTACACCGCATCAAGTCACGAGCGGTGACTGGGCGACCAACGGCACCACGTGGATGCCCGACGGCAAGAGTTTCGTGTTCACCTCGCTGCGCACCGCAGAGGCCGAATACGCGTGGCGCCAGAGCGACATCTACAAGGTGGAGATCGCCACCGGTGCGGTTTCGGCACTCACCTCGCGCAATGGTCCGGACAACTCGCCGGTGCCGTCGCCCGATGGCCGCTTCATCGCGTACACCGGCTACGACAGCACCGATGCCACATGGAAGGACGCCACGATGTACGTGATGGATGCCGACGGCAAGAACGCGCGCGCCCTCACGGAGAAACTGGATCGCTCGCCGAGCGGCATGATGTGGGCACCCGATGCAAGCGGCGTGTACTTCAACGTGGAGAACGAAGGATCGCGCAACCTGTATTTCGTATCGCTCAAGGGCGACGTCCGGCAGGTCACCAAGGGTGCGCACGTGCTCACGGTGAGTGATATCAACAAGAATTTTACGGCGGTCGGTGTGGCCACGTCGTCCGCGAAACCCAACGACATCGTGGCGTTCGATCTGCGCACGCCGGTCATCAAGCAGCTGACTGATGTGAATGGCGATGTGCTGGCCGGCAAGAAGCTGGCAACGACCGAAGAAGTGTGGTACACGTCGGTGGATGGACAGCGCATTCAGGGATGGATCGTGAAGCCGGCCGACTTCGATGCGAAGAAGAAATATCCGTTGATGCTCGAGATTCACGGCGGACCGCATTCGATGTACAACGTGGGCTTCAACTTCTCGCGCCAGGATCATGCGTCGAATGGCTTCGTGATGCTCTACACGAATCCGCGCGGCTCCACCGGCTATGGCTCGGCATTCGGCAACGCCATCAAGAACGCGTATCCCGGCAAGGACTACAACGACCTCATGGCCGGCGTCGATACGGTGATCAACCGCGGCTTCGTGGACAGCAATCGTCTGTACGTGTTCGGCTGCTCTGGTGGCGGCGTACTCACGGCGTGGACGGTTGGCCATACCGACCGATTCGCCGCCGCCGCGTCGATGTGTCCCGTGATCAACTGGCTCAGTTTCGTGGGGACCACCGACGGATCGAGCTGGTACTACAACTTCGCCAAGTATCCGTGGGATGATCCCAGCGAACATCTCAAGCGCTCGCCGTTGATGTATGTGGGTAGCGTGAAGACGCCCACGCTGCTCATGACCGGCGTGAACGATCTGCGCACGCCGATCAGTCAGACGGAGGAGTTCTACGAAGCGCTGAAGATCCGGAAGGTGCCAACGGCGATGATCCGCTTCAACAACGAGTGGCACGGTACCAGTTCCACGCCGTCGAACTTCGTGCGCACGCAGCTCTATCTGCGCAGCTGGTTCGACAAGTATCAGGCGCCGCCCAAGGGCCAGCGCGTCACGCAGGATCAGCAGTGAGCGGACGTGAGTGACCTGTTGTTCCGGGGGCGCGGCGCCGATGTCGGCGGCCGCGCCCCTGCGTGGTTGGTACGCAGTGCCGGCGCCGTCCTCGGGCTCGCGATCATGCAGCTCGCGGCGGCACTTGGGTTCTGGACCGCAGCCGGCGTGTCGTCCTTCAGCGCACGACTCGTGCTCATGCTGGCGGGCGCACTTCTGGCCACATCGTCCCGCGGCTCATGGCTGTGGCTGATCGCCGGTGTGCTCAGCACGCTCCTGATGCTGGTGTCCTACACACCGCTCGTGACGCCGATGATTGCCCCATTCGTGCGGCGCGATGCCGTGCCCGTGGCATTCGCCCCGTCCGAGGCGGCCGATGCCGTGGTGGTCATGTCGGGCAGCGTGACCTCCGAGGGGCGCGTGACCGGCGCTGCCCTTGAGCGCCTCATCAGCGGCTTTCAGCAGGCCCGCCGACTCGGCTTATCCGTGGTGGCCCTGTCGGTGGTGGGCGACGACGCCGATCCATCGGTCGAGAGCTCTGAGCGGGATCAGCGCGAGCTGGCGCAACTCATGGCGCCCGACCTCGCGCTCCGATTCGTGAAGAATGTGCACAGCAGCCGAGACGAAGCACTGGCCTTCGCGGCGATGGCACGGACGCACGGATGGCGGCGCGTCGTGCTGGTCACCTCTCCGTTACACTCGAGGCGAGCATGTGCCGCCGTCGAGCACGCCGGGCTGCCGGTGCGCTGCGCCCCCGCCGCGTCCCGCGAGTACGCGCTCTCCCGCCTCGATCGCCCGGAGAACCGACGGCTGGCCTTCGCCGACGTCGTGTATGAAATCGCCGCGACGCTGTTGTACCGCATGCGTGGCTGGACGCCGTGATCTAGCAACTGTTCGCGCCTTCGATTTATCGAATGCGTGATGCACGACACTTTCATGTGATGCTCGAGATCGGTACGTTTTGCAGGCTGTTCTCCCTCTCGCCACCAATTCCATGAGCTCTTTTTCATTCTGCAAGCGTGGCACATCCGCGCTTGCTGTTGTGCTCGCCTTTGCGTTGAGCGCCTGTACCGACACGGCCGCGCGGGCCCGTGCCGACTCCCTGTCGGCCGCCCTGGCCAGCGCGAGCGCTGAGCGCGACTCGCTGCAGGGGCTGATGCAGGGCACCAGCGCCGATAAGGATCGCGCCCTGGCGCAGGTTGTTGAAGCGTCGAAGTTCGCCGACGAAGTCGACGCGGAGCTTCGCAAGGTGCGCGGCCTCTCGAGCAAAGTAGGCGTCACCAAGAGCGACGAGTCGGGCAAGACGGAAGCGGCCGCGGCACAGAAGGACATCCTCGACCGCCTCACACAGATGCGGCAGCGGTTGGCCGCTCGCCAGCGTCAGGTCGCGGCCCTGCTCGACACGTTGAAGACGATGCGCGCCGACTCCAGTGCGGCCGCCACGCTGCTGGCCGATCTGAACGCACGTCTCGCGACGCGCGACAAGGAGATCGCGGTTTTCCAGGAAGAAGTCCGCGCGCTTCGCACGCAGAACGAACAGCTCACCGTCGAGAAGGCCGTTCTCACCGATACGGTGAAGGCGATGGACGTGCGCGAGAACAAGGTGTTCTACGTGGTCGGGTCGCGTCGTCAGTTGATCGCCGACAAGCTCGTCACGGAAGAAGGCGGCTCGCGCGGGTTGCTCATCGTG contains the following coding sequences:
- a CDS encoding S9 family peptidase, with the translated sequence MSAQITRSTRALLFAAPLCFAIALPARVAAQPSATQLSATQPSPNDRLTIADYFNWEDVAAPSMSPDGRQIIYTRTWIDQLNDKRESSVWIMNADGTKNRFLVKGGDAKWSPDGSRIAYVAPGEPGGAQLWVRYMDAEGATTQITRLTEAPADIEWSPDGKTLAFGMLVRGTDTWRIAMPTPPRGAKWTEPPRVVTKVKYRADRQGFLEDGLRQLFTVPADGGTPHQVTSGDWATNGTTWMPDGKSFVFTSLRTAEAEYAWRQSDIYKVEIATGAVSALTSRNGPDNSPVPSPDGRFIAYTGYDSTDATWKDATMYVMDADGKNARALTEKLDRSPSGMMWAPDASGVYFNVENEGSRNLYFVSLKGDVRQVTKGAHVLTVSDINKNFTAVGVATSSAKPNDIVAFDLRTPVIKQLTDVNGDVLAGKKLATTEEVWYTSVDGQRIQGWIVKPADFDAKKKYPLMLEIHGGPHSMYNVGFNFSRQDHASNGFVMLYTNPRGSTGYGSAFGNAIKNAYPGKDYNDLMAGVDTVINRGFVDSNRLYVFGCSGGGVLTAWTVGHTDRFAAAASMCPVINWLSFVGTTDGSSWYYNFAKYPWDDPSEHLKRSPLMYVGSVKTPTLLMTGVNDLRTPISQTEEFYEALKIRKVPTAMIRFNNEWHGTSSTPSNFVRTQLYLRSWFDKYQAPPKGQRVTQDQQ
- a CDS encoding C40 family peptidase, producing MISLSRQLLSISLCGALVALAPRVEGQSVEKLESRKPFAAWSASAQNLRDSIVAKARGQIGTRYKLGGTKPNLALDCSGLVKYVMGALDVMLPRTAQKQATVGQEVPKDLAALKPGDLLTFGRGKRISHIGIYVGEGRMVHASTSQRRVIETRISERSPLIRQWKGVRRLVGGAGAHMRDSLLAFADSLKQ
- a CDS encoding ElyC/SanA/YdcF family protein, yielding MSDLLFRGRGADVGGRAPAWLVRSAGAVLGLAIMQLAAALGFWTAAGVSSFSARLVLMLAGALLATSSRGSWLWLIAGVLSTLLMLVSYTPLVTPMIAPFVRRDAVPVAFAPSEAADAVVVMSGSVTSEGRVTGAALERLISGFQQARRLGLSVVALSVVGDDADPSVESSERDQRELAQLMAPDLALRFVKNVHSSRDEALAFAAMARTHGWRRVVLVTSPLHSRRACAAVEHAGLPVRCAPAASREYALSRLDRPENRRLAFADVVYEIAATLLYRMRGWTP